ATTTCCCTTTTTCTAAGGCTCATTTTGCGCTTATTTTAGCTTCTATTTATATATTTATAAAAGCCCACGGATTTAAAAAAGCTATTGCAATTGTTCCTTTAATATTCATAACTTATAATAGTGGTATTTATATTGACTCAACGGGTCTTAAAATCTCTATGCCACAACTAATGACTTCACAAAATCAAAAATGGCAACAAGAAAACTTAGCAAAAACTATTGATAAAAACTTTAACTTAATTGATAATGCTATAAAAGAAGAAAGTGACTTAATAATACTACCTGAAACTGTTTTTCCCGTGGTACTAAATAAAGAAGAATTTTTAATGGATAACTTACTTAAAAGATCAGAACATATTGATATCATTGCAGGAGCTATTTATTTAGAAGATGATAACTACTACAATGCTACATATCACTTCAAAAAAGGAAATCTTGATATTGCAAAAAAAGTTGTCTTAGTTCCTTTTGGAGAAGAAATACCTCTTCCAAAGTTTTTAGTTGATTTTATAAATGAGAAGTTTTACAATGGAGCACAAGACTATAAAACAGCTTCTAAACCAACTGATTTTAATATCCATGGCATTAACTTTAGAAATGCTATTTGTTATGAAGCTACAAATGAGAAAATATATCAAAACCTAGGAGATACAAAATATATGATTGTAACTTCTAATAATGCTTGGTTTACTCCATCTATAGAACCAACACTTCAAAAAATACTTTTAAAATATTATGCTAAAAAGTATGGAATTACAATTTTTCATTCTATAAATGGAAGTAAAAACTATATAGTTAGGCCATAAATTTTTCTTTTATGGTCTTTATTATCTCTTCTTTTTCTAAGTTTTCATCTATTTGAAGATTTAATGCAAACTCTAAAATCTCTTTAAACTCTTTACTTGGTTTCATGCCAAGAGAGATTAAATCTCTTCCTTGAACTAAAGGCTTTAATCCTTCTTGGGAGATATTCATCTTTCTTGCTTGTTCTAATACCCAAGAGATAGCTTTATCACACTTATCTTTATCAGGGATTGTCCTTCCTTTGCAATCTGCAAGGCAAACTATACAAAGGTCTTCAATAGAACATTTTAAAGATAGTCTTTTTACTGCTTTTAGGCTTGATTCTGCTTTATATAATTGAAAAGGTGCAAGGTGATTTTTTACTAAAGGAATTATTTTTTCTATAAACTTTTTCTCATCAGTTAATCTACTTAAGAAACTAATAGTAGGTTCTACTCCTAAAGCTTCATGTTTATGGGAAGTTACTCTTCCTTCATCTGTAGTTTGGGTACAAAGGGGCTTTCCTAAATCATGGCATAAAAGTGCATAAAATAAATATAGGTCTCTATACTCATCACCAGTTTTATACTTAACCATCTCATCAAGTGTCATTAAAGTATGAATCCAAACATCACCTTCAGGATGATACTCTTTGTCTTGAATACAACCATCTAAGGCTTCAAGTTCAGGAAAGTGTTTTAAAATACCTAAATCTTTTAAAAGATTAAATCCAAGTGATGGCTTATCTGCTTTTAAAAATAGCTTTTTAAACTCTTCATAAACTCTTTCTTTAGGTAGATACTTTAACTCATCAGCTTCTACCATATCTTTACATAAAGAAAAAGTTTTTTCATCTATTTTTAGTTCATATCTAGCTACAAATTGTATTGCTCTATAAACCCTTAAAGGATCTTCTACAAAGGTTTCATCTTTTATATGTCGTAAAACTCTATTTTCTAAATCTTTTAGCCCGCTATTTGGGTCTAAATATTTATCTTCAAAATAGTCATAACCAATTGAGTTAATAGTAAAGTCTCTTCTTAAACTCGCTTCTTGAAAACTTAAGTTAGAGTTTGTAGTTACTTCAAAATCTCTATGCCCATGTCCTACTTTTTTTTCTAATCGTGCAAGGGCAAAATCAAAATCATAGCTATCAACACTTAAAATAAGTACCCCAAAAGATTTTCCAACTTGTTTTACTGTTCCATATTTTTCTAAAACAGTTTGAACTTCATCTAAAGTGTCAATATTAAAAAGTTCAATATCAAAATCTTTATTGGGAATATTTAAAAGAGAGTCTCTTACGCAACCGCCTACAAGAATAGGTTTAGCACCTACTTCTTGTAAGTTTTTTAGTATATCAATTAATATTGATGGTAGATTATTTTTTATGTTTGAATACATGTACATCTGTTTGAGGATATGGAATAGAAATACCCTCTTTATCAAATGTAAGTTTTACATTTTCTGTTAAGTCAAACTTTACAGCCCAATAATCAGGAGTATTTACCCAAGCTCTAACTACAAAATTAACTGATGAATCTGCTAATTCTGAAACTGCAACAGTAATACCTTTATCTTGTAAAACTCTCTCATCAGCTTCAACTATTTTTGTTAAAGTCTCTTTTGCTTTTTTAATATCATCATCATAACCAATACCAACAAGTAAATCTACTCTTCTTGTATCATGGGCATTTACATTTTTGATATTTCCACCTGTAATTGCTCCATTTGGTACAATAATTTTTTGATTATCTGGAGTTTTAAATTCAGTATTAAAAATACCAACTTCAACAATAGTACCAGCAGTTCCACCAGCTTCTACAAAATCCCCTACTTTAAAAGGTTTAAAGAAGATAATCATAACACCAGAAGCAAAGTTACCTAAAGAATCTTTAAGAGCTAAACCAATAGCAAGACCAGCAGCACCTAAGATTGCAAAGAATGAAGTTGTATCTATTCCTAACTGCTTTAAAGAAGTTAAAATAACAACAACCATTAAAACATAATAAACAATGTCGTCTAAAAAAGAAAGAAGTGTTTGGTCAACACTCTGTTTTCTATTCATTACTCTTACAAAGAAGTCAGTAACCTTTCTAGCAATAAATTTACCAACAATAAAAATAATTATTGCAGTTGCAATATTTAATGCATATAATCCAACCATATCTGAAACAGCTTGTACACTATCTTCCATTATTAATCCTTTTATTTAATTTTTTCAAAAAGAATTTGAGAAACTCTTGATACTTCCACTTCTTCTTTTTCTAAAGTTTTTCTATCAATAATCTCTACTAACCCATCTTGTAATTTTTTACCAACTACTACTGCATAAGGGAACCCTATAAGTTCAAAGTCAGACATTTTGAAACCAAATCTCTCTTTTTTTCTATCATCAATAATTGTCTCAACACCTAAAGATTTTAAATCTTCATAGATTTTTAAACCAGCTTCAAGCTCATCTTCTTTTTTAGCATTAGAAACAATAATATCTACTAAAAATGGTGCAGTTTCTTTTGTCCAGATTGCACCTTTTTCATCATGATTTTGTTCAATTACAGCTGCTACTAATCTTGAAACTCCTATTCCATAACATCCCATAATAAATGGTTGTTTTTTTCCATTTTTATCTAGGAAAGTTGCATCCATTGCTTCAGAATATTTTGTTCCAAGTTGGAAAATATGACCTGCTTCAATACCTTTTGTGTATTGTAATTCGCCTCCACAAGAAGAGCATTTATCTCCTTCTTGTACTGCAACTAAATCAAAATATTTTACATCTTTTAAAGTTGATAAATCAGTTCCTGTAAAGTGATAATCTTCTTCATTTGCTCCACAAACTAATCCAACTTCATCTTTTATCTCTTCATCTACAACGAAGTTAATATTTTCAGGTAATCCAAATGGTCCACAATATCCAGCTACTAATCCAACTTCTTTAATCTCTTCTTCTGAAGCATCTACTAATTCTAAAGCATCAACCGCATTACAAGCTTTTGTTTCTTCTAACTCATCATTTCCTCTTACAAAGAAAACAACTATTTCAGAACTTTCTTCATAGATAGCTTTTTTCATAACTGCTTTAATTGATTGAGACTTTGAAGTACTTAAGAAGTTTGATACATCTTCAATAGTCTTCATACCTTCAGTTAAAACTTTCTCTTGTACAATTGGACTATTTGTAGTTTCTTGCCAATTTGGAACAACTCTTTTAGCTCTAGTTGCGGCTTCAATATTTGCTCCATACTCACAATCAGGACATACAACAATAGTATCTTCACCACTATCAGCAAGTATCATAAACTCTTTAGAACCACTTCCACCAATAGCACCACTATCAGCAGCAACAACTCTATACTCTAAACCTAATCTTTCATAAATCTTTTTATATGCATCTTCCATAACATGGAATTCTCTAACTAAATCTTCATGTGTATCATGGAAAGAGTAAGCATCTTTCATCAAAAACTCTCTACCTCTCATAAGTCCAAATCTAGGTCTTGCTTCATCCCTAAACTTTGTATTTATGTGATATAAGTTTATTGGTAAATCTTTATATGATGTAATTCTATTTTTAACAATATCAACTACAGTCTCTTCATTTGTTGGACTTAATACAAATCCTGCACCTTTTCTATCTTTAAACTTTAATAATTCAGGCCCCATAGCAGTTGCACGCCCAGATTGCTCCCAAAGTTCTAAAGGTGTAACAAAACTCATTAAAAGTTCATTAGCCCCAGTATTATCCATCTCTTCTTTAACTACTGCTCTAATTTTATCTAATACAATTTTCCCAAGGGGTAAAAAATTATATAAACCAGAACCAGTTTGAGTTATAAAACCACCTCTTATTAGATATTGATGAGATGCTAAAGTTGCATCATTTGGTGTTTCTTTTGTAGTTGGCATAAACATTTGAGAAAATTTCATTTAATAAATCCTATTCATTATTTTTTACTGCGTGTTCGCATTTATTTAAAAAGTTTGTATCTTTTAGTCCAAAAATTGATTGAACTGTTCCTACAACAACATCACATTGACTATCTTTTGATATTCCTTTTAATCTAGTTGATGGTTCATGTAAATATTCTGTTAAAACTGTTTGACAAAGTTTTTTAATGTTTTCTTGGTCTTCTTCTTTTATAAAACCTTTTTTGATTGCATTTTTGATTTTTTTATCTATTACTTCATCACCTTTTGTGTACATGTGTTTTATTACAGGTTCTACTTCAAGAGATTTAAGCCATTCGAAAAACTCCATAGACATCTTATTTACAATTGAATATGCCGTTTTTGCTTGTTTTGCTCTTAAAGTCATATTTTCATCAACAATATCTTGTAAATCATCAACTGAATAGATATCTAGATTTGGTGACTCAATATCATCAATATCTCTTGGTACTGCAATATCAAACCAATATCTATCAAAAGGACATTCATTTACCATTTCTTGTGTAATAATGGGATATGGTGCTGCTGTTGCAGTTATCATAACAGGGATATGATTTAACATAGTCTCTAAAGTAGAATACTCTTCAACTTCAATATGCTGTTCAAAACTATCTGCTAACATAGTGGCTTTTTTAATATCTCTACTTGTTAAAATAACATCAAAGCCTGAAGATAATAAGTGCTTAATTGTAAGTTCACTCATCTCACCTGCTCCAATTACAAGTGCTTTTACACCACTTGTATCACCTATAATCTCTTTTGCTTTTGCAACTGCTGTTGAAGCTACAGAAACAGAACCAGTTCCTAAACTTGTAGCATTTCTTACTGCTGCTGCACATTTGAAAGAATAGTGAAGTGCTCGCGGAAGGTTTTGATCACAATATCTTTTTGATAAAGAAAATCTAAAAGCATCTTTTAACTGACCTACAATTTGTGTTTCCCCAATAACCAATGAATCTAAAGCAGAAGCCACTGAAAAAAGGTGGTGAATTGCACCATCATGTTCATAAATATCTGCTCTATCAAAAAGATTCTCAAACTCAATCCCAGAATAGTTGGCAAGTTTTTCTATAATAAATTTAGCAGCAAGTTTAGAGTTTCCTGTAGCTGAAATAATCTCTACTCTATTACAGGTAGAAAGTAAAATAGCTTCTTCAATATTGCTATCATTTAATACTTGCTTTAAAAATCTATCTTTATTTTCTTCATTAGGAAAGGCTAACTTCTCTCTTGTTTGAATATCAGTATTTTTATGAGAGAAACTAATACATAAATAACTCATAAATTAAAACTCTCTTTCAATCATTGCACTCATAATTTGAACTAAAGACTCATTGTTTTCACTTTTAACTGCTTCAATTGCTTCAAGTCCAAGCTCTTTTGCTTTTGTTATAGAATCTTTAAGTACATTTGTTTTTATCATTTGTTCTTTTATCCAAGAGCTTTCTTCTTTTGATAACTCTTTTTTGTATAAACTTTCTAATTTTGTTTTATCTTCTAATCTTTCATGAAGTAGTAAGTATGGAATAGTTACTTTACCTTCAACAAAATCAAGCATTGCAGGTTTTCCTAAAGTTTCACTATCTTGAGTAATATCTAAAATATCATCAATCATTTGAAAAGCAAGTCCAAGATTTTTACCATAAAGTGCATATTTCTCTTTATCAAGTCCAGCTAAAATAGCAGCAGATTTTGCACTTGCTTCTATTAATGATGCAGTCTTTTTATAAATCATATCAAGATACTTATCATATGAAGAGTTAAACTCATTTGTTAAGTTTACATCTAACATCTCTCCTATACTTAAAAGAGTAACTGCATTAGAAACATTGTATGCTACTTCTTTGTTCATTTGAGAAAGTTCAGTAAAAGCTTTTGAATATAAAACATCTCCAAACATAATTGAAGTTTTATTATCATATAAAGCATTGATTGAAGGTTTACCTCTTCTAGTATCAGCTTCATCAATAACATCATCATGTAAAAGTGATGCTGCATGAATCATCTCAACTACTGCACATAATTTGATTGATTCCTCATTTATTCCTGCAATCTTTAAAATAAGTTTAGACCTTAACATCTTTCCTGTTGCAAGCTTTTCTAATAACTCTAAACTCTTTTCATCATTACACTCTTCAATGAAACTTCTTATTTTGTTTTTAACTTCTTGTAACTCTTCCACTTTTAACCTTATGAATCTAATCTACAAATAATATCGCCTGTAAGTTCTAAATACAGACCTTTTTTCATTTTTTCAATCTCTGCGCTGTTTGTTAAAACTTGTGTTTTAACTTCATTATTGATATCAAAATCTTCACCTTTAATCTCTGTTAAAAGTTTTTCCATAACAGCAACTTTTTCTAGAAGTTTGTCAAACTCATCTTCAACAACCTCTTTACTTGCTTGTCTTGTTACATCAAAATATTTAGATTTTGGTGTTCCTGTGAAGATATCATCTTCATCTTCTAAAAGCCAGTTTTTTTCCATGACTATTTATCTTTCAGTCTAACTCTAACAGA
The genomic region above belongs to Arcobacter sp. CECT 8983 and contains:
- the hemA gene encoding glutamyl-tRNA reductase is translated as MSYLCISFSHKNTDIQTREKLAFPNEENKDRFLKQVLNDSNIEEAILLSTCNRVEIISATGNSKLAAKFIIEKLANYSGIEFENLFDRADIYEHDGAIHHLFSVASALDSLVIGETQIVGQLKDAFRFSLSKRYCDQNLPRALHYSFKCAAAVRNATSLGTGSVSVASTAVAKAKEIIGDTSGVKALVIGAGEMSELTIKHLLSSGFDVILTSRDIKKATMLADSFEQHIEVEEYSTLETMLNHIPVMITATAAPYPIITQEMVNECPFDRYWFDIAVPRDIDDIESPNLDIYSVDDLQDIVDENMTLRAKQAKTAYSIVNKMSMEFFEWLKSLEVEPVIKHMYTKGDEVIDKKIKNAIKKGFIKEEDQENIKKLCQTVLTEYLHEPSTRLKGISKDSQCDVVVGTVQSIFGLKDTNFLNKCEHAVKNNE
- a CDS encoding DUF2018 family protein, whose product is MEKNWLLEDEDDIFTGTPKSKYFDVTRQASKEVVEDEFDKLLEKVAVMEKLLTEIKGEDFDINNEVKTQVLTNSAEIEKMKKGLYLELTGDIICRLDS
- a CDS encoding polyprenyl synthetase family protein, with the translated sequence MEELQEVKNKIRSFIEECNDEKSLELLEKLATGKMLRSKLILKIAGINEESIKLCAVVEMIHAASLLHDDVIDEADTRRGKPSINALYDNKTSIMFGDVLYSKAFTELSQMNKEVAYNVSNAVTLLSIGEMLDVNLTNEFNSSYDKYLDMIYKKTASLIEASAKSAAILAGLDKEKYALYGKNLGLAFQMIDDILDITQDSETLGKPAMLDFVEGKVTIPYLLLHERLEDKTKLESLYKKELSKEESSWIKEQMIKTNVLKDSITKAKELGLEAIEAVKSENNESLVQIMSAMIEREF
- a CDS encoding CCA tRNA nucleotidyltransferase, which codes for MYSNIKNNLPSILIDILKNLQEVGAKPILVGGCVRDSLLNIPNKDFDIELFNIDTLDEVQTVLEKYGTVKQVGKSFGVLILSVDSYDFDFALARLEKKVGHGHRDFEVTTNSNLSFQEASLRRDFTINSIGYDYFEDKYLDPNSGLKDLENRVLRHIKDETFVEDPLRVYRAIQFVARYELKIDEKTFSLCKDMVEADELKYLPKERVYEEFKKLFLKADKPSLGFNLLKDLGILKHFPELEALDGCIQDKEYHPEGDVWIHTLMTLDEMVKYKTGDEYRDLYLFYALLCHDLGKPLCTQTTDEGRVTSHKHEALGVEPTISFLSRLTDEKKFIEKIIPLVKNHLAPFQLYKAESSLKAVKRLSLKCSIEDLCIVCLADCKGRTIPDKDKCDKAISWVLEQARKMNISQEGLKPLVQGRDLISLGMKPSKEFKEILEFALNLQIDENLEKEEIIKTIKEKFMA
- a CDS encoding apolipoprotein N-acyltransferase, whose translation is MFLIKRAYSNKTNIIIGLITAISLSSFIYLEHYEIFSKLLNTFLALISFYLLLTINKKSFVIAGFFTGVLWFYWIGNSFQYYELEFLKYPVIIGIGLGYSLVFYFMTIVNKTWFRILTIFLISFVHPMGFNWFMPELILVNSYFPFSKAHFALILASIYIFIKAHGFKKAIAIVPLIFITYNSGIYIDSTGLKISMPQLMTSQNQKWQQENLAKTIDKNFNLIDNAIKEESDLIILPETVFPVVLNKEEFLMDNLLKRSEHIDIIAGAIYLEDDNYYNATYHFKKGNLDIAKKVVLVPFGEEIPLPKFLVDFINEKFYNGAQDYKTASKPTDFNIHGINFRNAICYEATNEKIYQNLGDTKYMIVTSNNAWFTPSIEPTLQKILLKYYAKKYGITIFHSINGSKNYIVRP
- a CDS encoding proline--tRNA ligase: MKFSQMFMPTTKETPNDATLASHQYLIRGGFITQTGSGLYNFLPLGKIVLDKIRAVVKEEMDNTGANELLMSFVTPLELWEQSGRATAMGPELLKFKDRKGAGFVLSPTNEETVVDIVKNRITSYKDLPINLYHINTKFRDEARPRFGLMRGREFLMKDAYSFHDTHEDLVREFHVMEDAYKKIYERLGLEYRVVAADSGAIGGSGSKEFMILADSGEDTIVVCPDCEYGANIEAATRAKRVVPNWQETTNSPIVQEKVLTEGMKTIEDVSNFLSTSKSQSIKAVMKKAIYEESSEIVVFFVRGNDELEETKACNAVDALELVDASEEEIKEVGLVAGYCGPFGLPENINFVVDEEIKDEVGLVCGANEEDYHFTGTDLSTLKDVKYFDLVAVQEGDKCSSCGGELQYTKGIEAGHIFQLGTKYSEAMDATFLDKNGKKQPFIMGCYGIGVSRLVAAVIEQNHDEKGAIWTKETAPFLVDIIVSNAKKEDELEAGLKIYEDLKSLGVETIIDDRKKERFGFKMSDFELIGFPYAVVVGKKLQDGLVEIIDRKTLEKEEVEVSRVSQILFEKIK
- a CDS encoding mechanosensitive ion channel family protein, which codes for MEDSVQAVSDMVGLYALNIATAIIIFIVGKFIARKVTDFFVRVMNRKQSVDQTLLSFLDDIVYYVLMVVVILTSLKQLGIDTTSFFAILGAAGLAIGLALKDSLGNFASGVMIIFFKPFKVGDFVEAGGTAGTIVEVGIFNTEFKTPDNQKIIVPNGAITGGNIKNVNAHDTRRVDLLVGIGYDDDIKKAKETLTKIVEADERVLQDKGITVAVSELADSSVNFVVRAWVNTPDYWAVKFDLTENVKLTFDKEGISIPYPQTDVHVFKHKK